Sequence from the Synechococcales cyanobacterium T60_A2020_003 genome:
ACGCCATCTGGACTCCAAACCCTTCAACGGTTAGGAAATGACATAACCATTTGGATTCCTGCCTCTCTAGATATCCCGGAGTCTGACCAAGTCCAAGTCTTTTCCGGCTCCCTCAAGGCGCATCTAGCTCAGCTTTGGACAAGCCATCGCGGGTTGATATTTTGCCTAGCAACAGGGGCAGTGGCTCGACTCGTTGCGCCATTATTTCAGGACAAAGCGACCGACTCGGCAGTTGTGGTCGTGGATGAAGCCGGACAGTACGCGATTAGTTTCTGTGGGGGACATCAGGCTGGGGGCGATCGCCTCACCCAGTGGGTTGCGAAACAGTTGAACGCGACGCCGATTCTCACTGGAGCCTCAAACGCCGCAGGACTCCCCGGAGTCGATGTGTTGGGTGTGCCCTTTGGGTGGCGGAAAGGCGAGGGAGACTGGACGGCTGTGAGTGCGGCGATCGCCCGTCATGCAACCGTTCAAGTCACTCAAGACTGCGGATCACCATTGTGGCAGGATCATCTCCCGCCGAATCATCCGTTTCAGTTTGGCGATGGACAATCGGCAGACGCTCAAGTCTGGATTACGGCTCAGCATCCCCCAAAAACCTCGATTCCAGCCGTAACCTGGCATCCTCGCCTCCTGTGGATCGGGATTGGCTGTGAACGAGGCACGTCTCAAGCGCTCATTACCCAGGCGATTCAGCAAACGCTGGTGAAGGCGGGACTCGCAGAAAGGGCGATCGCCGGACTTGCCACCATCGATTTAAAGGCTGATGAGGTCGGACTCCTCGGCTATTGTGAGCATACCAACCTACCCTTACGGTGCTTTTCCGCAGAGGAGCTTCAGACCGTCGAAGTTCCTACACCTTCGGAGGTAGTGCGATCGGAAGTCGGAACACCCAGCGTTGCCGAAGCTGCTGCATTACTCGCCAGCGGATCATCCCAGCTTATCGTCACCAAGCAGATTGTCCGAAAGGAAGGCGAACCCGGTGCCGTGACGGCGGCGATCGCTCAATCCGATCAAGAATTCACGGGTCGTATTGGGAAACTCTGGCTGGTCGGCACAGGCCCTGGCGCACTGGATCAGATTACCCCAGCGGCGCAGAGTGCCATGTCCCAAGCGGATGTCGTGATTGGCTATTCGCTGTACGTCGATTTGGTGAAACCGCTGCTGCGTCCCGGTCAAATTATAGAAGCCCTACCCATCACCCAGGAACGCCAACGGGCTGAACGGGCGATCGCCCTTGCCAATT
This genomic interval carries:
- the cobJ gene encoding precorrin-3B C(17)-methyltransferase; amino-acid sequence: MTSSIDFVQPLAAIALTPSGLQTLQRLGNDITIWIPASLDIPESDQVQVFSGSLKAHLAQLWTSHRGLIFCLATGAVARLVAPLFQDKATDSAVVVVDEAGQYAISFCGGHQAGGDRLTQWVAKQLNATPILTGASNAAGLPGVDVLGVPFGWRKGEGDWTAVSAAIARHATVQVTQDCGSPLWQDHLPPNHPFQFGDGQSADAQVWITAQHPPKTSIPAVTWHPRLLWIGIGCERGTSQALITQAIQQTLVKAGLAERAIAGLATIDLKADEVGLLGYCEHTNLPLRCFSAEELQTVEVPTPSEVVRSEVGTPSVAEAAALLASGSSQLIVTKQIVRKEGEPGAVTAAIAQSDQEFTGRIGKLWLVGTGPGALDQITPAAQSAMSQADVVIGYSLYVDLVKPLLRPGQIIEALPITQERQRAERAIALANWGLTVAVISSGDCGIYGMAGLVLEELRAQGWDGKTPQVQVFPGISALQSAASRVGAPLMHDFCAISLSDLLTPWEMIEKRLHAAAQADFVTALYNPRSRTRQDQIAIAQHIFLQYRNPETPVALVRSAYREDEQVTLTTLRHMLEASIDMLTTVIIGNQSTRQYEGWMITPRGYLGFTD